AATAGGCGTCGCTAGCGTAGTAGAGGGCGAAGTTTGGGGCGTGGCGCATGCGTAATCCTGCTAGGGCTGAGGTTCTGCAGCGCAGGAGCGCAGCGTGAGGGCTCGATGGCCTATAAAACACCGGGATGCGTTGTTTTTCCATCACTGAGTAACGCTCCTGGCGGGGGGCTGAGATAAGATCTGCCCACCGTGCCGCCAGACCGTTGTGCCGCTTATTGATCTTGGCAGCGCCTTCGATGCGGCAATGCAGACAGCTAGCCCTGGAGTGCGACGGTTCGGCCAGGCTGAGGGGTGGAATGAGGCGAATCGGAATTAGCTGGACGCTTGGCTCGCAGAGTGAGGAAGGTCGCTATGGCCTCGAGCTGGCTTCGCAGATTGTCCTGCAGGGGGGGCAGCTGAGTTTGTTGCGCGTCGTCAAACCACTCAACCTTGACGCACGGCAGGCGCGCTTGCTGGCTCCGGCGCTGACAGAGTATGCGGCGCGCCGTGTGGTTCCCGCCCCAGGGCAGCGTTTGCCGTTCCCGGTGCTGCAGTTCTTGGGCGACCGGCTGAGCCTAGAGTGCTTCCCCGAGGACAGTCCCGGTAAACCCAACATTGGCTTGGCGGGTTTCAACCATGTCGACATGTCGCGAGAAAGTCTCGAGCGGGCCGGCGACTGGCCACTGATCATCACCAACTCATCATGGGCTACCCAGGTGCTGCGCGGCAGGGGCTTGAATAACCTGCACTGCTGTCCGCCCGGGGTCGATCTGGAGCGTTTCTATCCGGCCCCGCGAACCGGACTGTTCCGTGACCGCTTTGTAGTGTTTTCCGGTGGCCAGCTGGAGTATCGGCAGGGGCAGGATATTCTGCTCGGTGCGTTTCGCATCTTCCACCAGCGTCATCCAGAGGCCCTGCTGGTCTGTGGCTGGAGTCGTATGGCGGCGCATGGCTCGGATGACCTGTTGCGCTCACCCTATCTCGACGGCGTGCCTGAGCGGGTCAATGGCATCGTGCAGCTTACTCCCTGGTTGCTGCGCAACGGCATCGCCGCGCAGGCCCTGCTCGACCTGAGCCTGGTTGCCGACAGCCAGCTGCCGGACATCCTGCGCGAGAGCGATCTGGCGGTGTTCCCCAGTCGCTGCGAGGGGGGCGCGCAATGGCCGGCCTTGCAGGCCATGGCCTGTGGCGTGCCTACAGTTGTGGCCGCCAATACCGGCTATCTGGATCTACTCGGTGAGCATGTTTATATGCTGCAGAGTCAGGGTGAACTGAGAGGGCAGAGCGGTGCCGGCGGCCAGGACGACTGGGGCGAGAGCTCCATGGATGAGTTGCTGGAACTGATGGAGCGGGCCTACGTGCGCCGCACCGAAGCCATGGCCAAGGGGCAGGCCGGGGCTCAATTCATGGCGAACAGGGGCTGCGACAGCCACGCCAGGCAGCTGTTGACGGCGATCGACCGGGTCGTCGGCGGCGCGGCACTGGCCTCAACCGAGGTCCAGGATGACTACAGCTGGGGTCTGTGCCTGCATCGCGCCGGGCGTTTGGGCGAAGCCGAGCGGGCCTATGATGAGGTGCTGCGACGTCAACCCGAGCATATCGGCGCGCGTGCCGACCGCGGCAATGCGCGACGTGACCTTGGCGATGCGCAGGGCGCCGAGGCGGACTTCCGGACGCTGCTGGCGGCTCATCCAGGTAACCCTAGAGTTTTGCACAGCCTGGGAAACCTGCTGCGCCGCGACGGCCGTGTCGACGAAGCCGCCAACTGCCTCCAGCAGGCCCTGAGGGGGATGCAGTCGGCCGCGTTGCATTGGGATCTGGCCTTCACCCTGTTGTTGCAGGGGCGCTATCGCGAGGCCTGGCCGCATTTCGAACATCGCCATGAAGCTCTTGGGTTGCGCAGCGCCGCGCCGGAGAAGCCGCGCTGGGATGGCCAGCCGCTGTTGGACAGCACCCTGCTGGTGCTGGACGAGCAGGGGCTGGGCGATACCTTGCAGTTCCTGCGCTTTGTATCCCATATCCCCAAGGGACCAGGTGGCCGAGTCATCTTCGCTGGAAAGCCGGCTACCCTGGCGGTGGCGCGGCGGATTCTGC
The genomic region above belongs to Pseudomonas benzenivorans and contains:
- a CDS encoding tetratricopeptide repeat protein; amino-acid sequence: MSRESLERAGDWPLIITNSSWATQVLRGRGLNNLHCCPPGVDLERFYPAPRTGLFRDRFVVFSGGQLEYRQGQDILLGAFRIFHQRHPEALLVCGWSRMAAHGSDDLLRSPYLDGVPERVNGIVQLTPWLLRNGIAAQALLDLSLVADSQLPDILRESDLAVFPSRCEGGAQWPALQAMACGVPTVVAANTGYLDLLGEHVYMLQSQGELRGQSGAGGQDDWGESSMDELLELMERAYVRRTEAMAKGQAGAQFMANRGCDSHARQLLTAIDRVVGGAALASTEVQDDYSWGLCLHRAGRLGEAERAYDEVLRRQPEHIGARADRGNARRDLGDAQGAEADFRTLLAAHPGNPRVLHSLGNLLRRDGRVDEAANCLQQALRGMQSAALHWDLAFTLLLQGRYREAWPHFEHRHEALGLRSAAPEKPRWDGQPLLDSTLLVLDEQGLGDTLQFLRFVSHIPKGPGGRVIFAGKPATLAVARRILPAVDVYAWDQPLPRSQVWIPLMSLPMRLGMQRPQDIPAPCSEPLVDPAHVAHWRALVRGSDVQPVVALCWRGNPEFSGDSLRSPGLAALRPILEVEGVRFVSLQVGPGRSELGELGLAEQICDVGAAIEAAGAQVLDTLAVLQSCDFVISSCTSVLHMAGLLGRPGRALLCHRPDWRWMLTRMDTPWYPSLRLIRQDRTGDWSAVAWEAATQLRAWRDGQEIRLDDVAHRP